Below is a genomic region from Pirellulales bacterium.
GCGCGGAACTCGGCATCGAGATCATTCGTCAGGGCATGGAGCGCAAGACGGCCGTCGTGGCCGAGATCGCGCGCGACCTGGGGCTCTCGTGGGGGCAGGTCTGCTTTATTGGCGACGACCTGCCCGACCTGCCCGTGCTGCGCCAGGTGGGGCTGGCCGTCGCCGTGGCCGATGCCTGTGCCGAGGTGCGCGGCGCGGCTCACCACGTGACCAGCGCTCCAGGCGGGCGCGGCGCCGTGCGCGAGGCGATCGAGCTGGTGTTGAAATCGCAGGGCCGCTGGGACGACCTGATTCAAAGCTACGAGTAAGGGCCGCGGTCCAGGCGATCGCCGAGAGATTTTTGTAAGGATTGCAAGGCTCGTGCTAGCAGCGCCCCGCCGAACCGGTTCGCACGAGACGTTGCGCGGTAAGTGGCATCGCGCTCAACTGCTTTATGGACAGGAAGTTTCGGCCGGCCGCTCGCAGAAACCCCCGCCCGCCGAGCGCGCTGGCACGCGATTCGCTTATTCTCCGCAGACAGTCTCGCTGACCCACTGTTCTCACCGGTAACCCGCCCGCCGTGTTCGTTCGCACGAGACGCATCGGAGGCAGCTTCCTGGCCGTGCTGGCCTTGTACGTGGTCTATGCGCTGACGGCCGTGCCGCTGATCGAACCTTCGGCCGATCTGACCGATCGCTCGGAGGTGACGAATGCCGAACTCGAAGCGGCCCGCGACCAGGTGCCCCAGCAGCGCCGCGAGTTGGCACGCTGGTTCAAGGAAGGAGATTGGGAGCTCGATAATCCCAAGGTCCTCGAGACGCCCCACGGCAAGCTGCTGCTCAAGGAGTACAACAACCTGGGCAACGGCATCGTCGAGCTGAAGCCTTGCACGATGGTGTTGTTTCCCAGCGGGGGCGAACAATCGGCAGAGGAACGCGCCCAGAACGCCGTCATCCTGCGCACCGCCAGCGGCGCGCTCCTGCAATTCGACCAACCGATCGATCTGCGCCGCGGCAAAATCGGCAACCTCGTCGGCGGCAGGCTCGACGGTCCCTTTACCATCTCGGGCGAAGGGCGCTCCCCCGGTCCGGAAGACGACCTGCTGATCCATGCCCGCGACGCCGAGCTCAAAGGGGACCAGATCGTCAGCCCCCATCCGATCGACTTCCGCTTCGGCCCGAATCACGGCTCGGGGCGCGAGGTCGTGATCGAGTTGGCCCGCGCCCCCGAAGGCGAAGCGAAGGGGCTCGGCTTCCAGGGCATCCGCTCTTTTCGACTCGTGCGCGAGGTGAAGGTACACATTGAGGCGACCGCCTTGCGGCGCGAGCAGGGGGGCGCCGCTCCAGCCCCCGCTCCCCCGGCAACGCCGCCGGCCAGCGAGCCACTCGAGATCGGCTGCACCGGTCCCTTCCAATTCGATCTCGAGAAATACGTGGCGCGCTTCCACGAGCGCGTCGACGTCGTGCGGCTGATTCCCACCGGTCCGGCCGATACGCTCAATTGCGAGGAACTCTCGTTGTATTTCATGCCCGCCAGGGCCGAAGGTGCCCCGGCCGCCGCGCCGGCCGACGGCCTCAGCGCGCGAATGAAGTTTCCCAAACTCGAGCCGGGACGCATCGAAGCGCGCGGTAATCCCGTAGTGTTGCGCTCGCCGACGAACGAGGTCGACGCCCGTGGCTCACGACTCGAGTACGATCTGCAAGATGGCCGTGCCAGCATCGAAGGACGCCCCCAGGCGATTCTGCGTCGCGGCACGACCGAGATCACCGCGCCGCAACTGCGGTTCCGCCCCGCGGCAAGCAAGGCCGGCTGGGGAGACTTCTCGGCGACCGGGCCGGGACGACTCGAGACGAACCTGCCCGACGATCCTAACGCTCACGTGCGAGCGGCCTGGCAAACGCGAGTCGAATTCGCGCCGCACGAGAACGAACAACTTCTGGCGATGACCGGCGGGGCCTTGCTCGAGATGCAAGGTCGCGGCCGCATCACGGCCGATCGGATCTTCGCCTGGTTTGCAGCCGAGCGGCCGGCGAAACCGGCAGGGGACACGAGCGACCGCCCCGGGGTTGAAATGTTGCCGCGCCGCATGACGGCCAAAGACCATGTCGAGTTCGCTTCGCCGCAGGTTACCGGCCGACTAGACGAGTTGCGCGTCTGGTTCGAACCGGACTTGCGCGCCGGCGAAGCCGTGGTTGCCGCGGCCACCCCGTCCGGCGTGCCGCCGAATCCCGCGCCGCCACCCAATGGAGTGCAACCACCGGCGATGCCCCTCCCGGCATCCCCCGCAACTCCGGCCGAGAACCTCGCCGGCGCGAAACCCGCGCCGGCTGTGCCATTGGATAAGTTCCATGTGGCCGGCGGATTGCTCGAGATCGAGCTGTTGGTCGGAGGCGATGTGCCGACACTCTCGGCCTTGCGCGTTCGTCAGAACGTGCGCATCGAGCAGACGAGGATGGCCCGCGCCGACGACAAGCCCCTCGTGCTGACGGGCGAAGATGTCTACGTGAATCAGTCCGACAACTCGAATTCGTTCGTCACGCTGTTAGGCTCTCCCGCGCATGTCGAAGGCCGCGGCCTGACGCTCGAAGGGGGCACCATCAACCTGAACCGCACGACGAATCATCTGCAGATCGACGGTCCCGGGCGAATCTCGCTGCCGATGGATCGCACGCCCGATGGTCAATCGCTCGATCAGCCCATGCCGCTGGTCGTGGGCTGGCGAGGCGGCATGTCGCTGGCGGGGCGGACGGTACGTTTCGAGCGCCAGATCGAAGCTCGCCTCGATGACCAGGCCACGCGCACCACGGTCGTCCGTACCGAGTCGATGGAAGTGAATCTCACCGAACCGGTGATCTTCTCCTCCGAGGGCGCCGGTGGCGGGCGGCCCGACGTGGCCCAGATCGTTTGTCGCGGCGGCGTGACGATGGACAGCAGCAGCATGGAACTGGGCAAAGTCACGTCGCTCGAGCATCTCGAGCTGGCCGATCTGAATCTCGACATGATCTCGGGCCAGATCGTCGGCCGTCCGCGCCGCGACTTGTCGGATCCGGCCTTCTCTCGCGTGGGCGTGGGGGGCGGCGAGAACTTCCTGCCGACCTCGGGGGGGAATCCCTTGGCGGGGGGCACGCCGCGCGCGCCGCGGGCAGTCGATCCAAGTGAACTCAACTACCTGGGAGTATGGTTCGATCGCGAGCTCGCCGGCAATATTCGCCAGCGGCAACTCGAATTTCACGAGCGCGTCCGCACGACCTACGGTCCGGTAAAGAACTGGCAGGCACGCATCACGCCCGATGATTTCAACCGGCCCCAACACGCGGGCATGCTCATGGCGTGCGAAAAACTCTCGGTGCGCCAGGTCGAAGATCGCGCCGGGAAGAACCATTTCGAGCTCACCGCCGAAGGCGATACCGAGATCGAAGGCCAGGATCCCGACGGGGCGAACTTTCAGGCCCATGCGAACCGCGTGGCCTTCGATCAATCGAAGGATCTCTTCGTCATCGAAGGGGACGGCCGCGCCGATGCACGGCTCTGGCGCTGGCAGGGGGTCGGCGGTGCTCGCACGGAAGCCGCCTTCCGC
It encodes:
- a CDS encoding HAD hydrolase family protein, with the protein product MKIADRCQPIELILSDVDGVLTDGAVIFNNQGIETKQFHIRDGSGIKLWQRAGYRFGVVTGRSSHIVEVRCAELGIEIIRQGMERKTAVVAEIARDLGLSWGQVCFIGDDLPDLPVLRQVGLAVAVADACAEVRGAAHHVTSAPGGRGAVREAIELVLKSQGRWDDLIQSYE